In Lacinutrix sp. Bg11-31, the DNA window ATTAATAGTAAAAGGTGCTTTTTTTATGGTAATAATGGTGTCGTTAGATAAAGTTGCTATTCTAGAATCTAAAGAGACTAAGTAATTGTCTTCACGACCACTTACTTTAAGTTCTATTGTAAAAGAATCTTCTATAACTAATGGCCTTGCGCTTAAATTATGAGGTGCAATGGGTGTTAGAACAAAACTTGTAGTGTCTGGAGTAATAACTGGTCCTGCACAACTTAAAGAATAACCTGTAGAGCCTGTTGGTGTTGCAATTATTAAACCATCGCTCCAATACGATGTTAAAAATTCACCATTTAATTTGGTCTCCACAGTAATCATAGAGGTTGTGTTTTTTCTACTGACTGCGATCTCGTTTAAAGCAAAATTTAAATCTTTTATATCATTGTTCTCTGGTGAAGTTTCTATAGATAATAAGGTGCGTTTACTTAACGTGTACTTTTTATTATAAATATCTATGATAGCTTCTTTTATATCTTCTGGTTGTATTGTTGCTAAAAAACCTAGCCTTCCAGTATTTATGCCAATTATTGGAATGTTTAAATCTTTTACAAAGGTAATAGCTCTTAAAATGGTGCCGTCTCCACCAATGCTTACAAATAAATCGAAGCTTTTGTCTAAAGTTTTAAAAGTGTTATATACTGAAGGTTTGGAAAGTTCAGTTTTAATATCGTTATAAAATTCACTTTCTAGAAAAAGCGAAGCGTTTAAATTTAGCAGTTCTTTTGTAAGTACTTTTAAAGAATCTTTAGATTGTTTTTTTGGGTACTGACTGTAAATGGCGACCTTCATAATTATATGTTTAGGTATCTGTTTAAATAATCAGAACGTTCTTTAAGCCCTATCAAATAGCTGTCGTCTTCATGTCCAGATAATATATTATAACTATAACGTCTAAAAGTTTGCATGATTTCATTGAGATTAGCATTCCCTATTTTTAAAGTAATTTGAGTGATGTCATTTTCAAATTTCGAAATAAATGCGCCTAGAATTTTGCCGTCGTTAGACTCTACAATTTGGCTTACTTCACTAAAAGAATAATCTGCCATTCCTTTTTCTATAATTAATACAGCTCCAGCTTCAGAAAAGAAAGGTGTTTCATTAAACAGGGTAATGATGTCATTTAACTCATAATAACCTAAATACACGTTTTTATTACTTAAAACAGGCATGATGTTGGCTGAGTTTTGAGCAAATGCTTCAAGTACATCTAACCAATCAGTATCTTCTCTAACAAAAAAGCCTTCACCAGAATAACGATAGTCTTGAATTGGTTTTTCGCTATCAAAACAATGTGCATCGTTTTCAGAGATACAACCTAAATAAACACCTTCAGCATTTACAATAGGAATATGAGAATACGTTAACTGATTAAAAAGCAGCTGAATCTCTTTAACTTTGTCAGTATTTAATAATGGTTTAATATCGTTTATTATGTAATCTAGAAGATTCATTGTGCGTCTTTCAATTTTATGCAAATTAATTAAAAATAAGAACAATCTCGTGCATCTACTTTGTATTTTTGTATTGTAAACAATAATAAAAAACTAAAAACAGTTGATAAAAATTATTTTAAATCCATTACAAGGAATTGAAATTGTAAATGGAAAAGTTATTACGTTGGGTGATTCAAAAACTGAATTGTTAAATAAACTGGGGAAACCTTCAGAAGTTAATGATGATAGTCTTTTTTATGACGAGTTTGAACTAAGAGTAGATATAGATAGTTCTGGAAATATTGAGTTTATTGAATTTATATGTGGTCCCTTTCCGGAAAAAACAGAAATTGAAATATATGGAATCAACCCTTTTAAATCTCAAAGCTTAGATTTAATTGAGTTGTTAACTATAGAAAATGATGGAGTTGTTGATTCTAGCGAAGCACCTTACTGTTACACTTTTCTTGAGTCGTCAATTGGTGTTTATAGAGATGCTTTTGAAGAAGAGATTGATGAGTTGATAGAAGGAATGAAAGAAATGGGAGTGTATCTTGAAAATAAAGAATGGGTTTTAGATGATAAAGAAAAAGCAAAATATTTTTGGACAATAGGATTAGGTGTAAAAGATTACTATAAATAGTAAGTATTAAATTTAAGCAATAAAAAATGGCGAAATTAAGCGTAAATATAAATAAAATAGCAACTTTAAGAAATTCTAGAGGAGGAGATACGCCAAATGTGGTGCAATTTGCAAAAGACGTGCAACGTTTTGGAGCAGAAGGAGTAACTATACATCCAAGACCAGACGAAAGGCATATTCGCTACCAAGATGCTTACGATTTAAAACCAATTGTACATACAGAGTATAATATAGAAGGAAATCCAATCTCGAAATTTGTAGATATGGTTCTTGAAATTAAGCCAACACAAGTAACATTAGTTCCCGATAGTATAGATGCTTTAACTAGCAATGCGGGTTGGGATACTATTAAACATAAAGATTTTTTAATTGAAGTTATTGCCGAGTTTAAAAGGAACAATATTCGTACATCTATTTTTGTAGATCCAGATATAAAGCAAATTGAAGGTGCAAAAGAAACAGGAGCAGATAGAATAGAATTGTATACTGAAGGTTTTGCAGATCAATATCGTTTAGGGAATAAAAAAGCAATAAAGCCTTATGCAGAATGTGCAGAGATTGCAAATAAAATAGGATTAGGAATAAATGCTGGACATGATTTGTCTTTGGATAATATTCAGTTTTTTAAACAAAATATCCCAGGATTGTTAGAGGTTTCTATTGGTCATGCTTTAATTTCCGAAAGCTTATATTTAGGTATAGAAAATGTAGTTAACATGTATTTGAATAAGCTGAAGTAGAGTTTGAACTTTAGCTCTAAGTTGAGGTTAAATTTATAATCAATTCATATTCAGAAAAAAAAACAGTAAAAGAATTAGTAAGAGTAAGCACATCCGGAATCGTGAAAATTAGTGCAATTCGTGTCAAAAAAATATTCGAGTAAAAACAATATAATTAATATTACAATTTCCTCTTTTTGGAGGATTTAAGGAAGAATAAAATGCAATTACACTCAAACATAATAGGAGAAGGTAAGCCATTTATTATCCTTCATGGCTTTTTAGGCATGAGCGATAATTGGAAAACATTAGGAAAGGAATTTGCTAAAGCAGGATTTCAGGTTCATTTGGTAGATCAACGAAATCACGGAAGAAGTTTTCATAGCGATAACTTTAATTACGATCTATTATCTCAAGATTTAAAAGACTATTGCGACACGCATAATTTAAAAGATATTGTTTTACTTGGTCATTCTATGGGAGGAAAAACAGCAATGTTATTTTCATCGCAATTTCCCGATTATGTAAGTAAGTTAATAATTGCAGATATTTCTCCGCGTTTTTATCCTATTCATCACGATGCTATTTTAGAAGGTTTAGCGAATTTAGATTTTAATACATTAAAAACAAGAGGAGAGGCAGAAGAGCAATTGTCTAATTATGTTAGCGATTACGGAACAAGACTGTTCCTTTTAAAAAATCTATATTGGGTAGAAAAAGGAGTTTTAGGACTTAGAATAAATTTAGATGTTTTAACTAAAAACGTTAGTGAAGTTGGAGAAGTATTACCAATACATTCTAAATTTGAAGGTGAAACGTTATTTTTAAAAGGAGATAAAAGCGAATACATTGCAGCGCAAGACGAAGCAATTATAAAGGCTCATTTTACAAACGCTAAAATCGAAACCATTGCAAACGCAGGACATTGGTTGCATGCAGAGAATCCTAAAGATTTTTATAACGCAGTAATTAATTTTGTATATTGAAAAGCATATAAAACAAAAATTATGAACTTAATAATTAGACTTCTTTTAAACGCAATAGCA includes these proteins:
- a CDS encoding alpha/beta fold hydrolase, with the protein product MQLHSNIIGEGKPFIILHGFLGMSDNWKTLGKEFAKAGFQVHLVDQRNHGRSFHSDNFNYDLLSQDLKDYCDTHNLKDIVLLGHSMGGKTAMLFSSQFPDYVSKLIIADISPRFYPIHHDAILEGLANLDFNTLKTRGEAEEQLSNYVSDYGTRLFLLKNLYWVEKGVLGLRINLDVLTKNVSEVGEVLPIHSKFEGETLFLKGDKSEYIAAQDEAIIKAHFTNAKIETIANAGHWLHAENPKDFYNAVINFVY
- a CDS encoding pyridoxine 5'-phosphate synthase, which translates into the protein MAKLSVNINKIATLRNSRGGDTPNVVQFAKDVQRFGAEGVTIHPRPDERHIRYQDAYDLKPIVHTEYNIEGNPISKFVDMVLEIKPTQVTLVPDSIDALTSNAGWDTIKHKDFLIEVIAEFKRNNIRTSIFVDPDIKQIEGAKETGADRIELYTEGFADQYRLGNKKAIKPYAECAEIANKIGLGINAGHDLSLDNIQFFKQNIPGLLEVSIGHALISESLYLGIENVVNMYLNKLK
- a CDS encoding CBS domain-containing protein, which encodes MNLLDYIINDIKPLLNTDKVKEIQLLFNQLTYSHIPIVNAEGVYLGCISENDAHCFDSEKPIQDYRYSGEGFFVREDTDWLDVLEAFAQNSANIMPVLSNKNVYLGYYELNDIITLFNETPFFSEAGAVLIIEKGMADYSFSEVSQIVESNDGKILGAFISKFENDITQITLKIGNANLNEIMQTFRRYSYNILSGHEDDSYLIGLKERSDYLNRYLNI
- a CDS encoding NAD kinase, with the protein product MKVAIYSQYPKKQSKDSLKVLTKELLNLNASLFLESEFYNDIKTELSKPSVYNTFKTLDKSFDLFVSIGGDGTILRAITFVKDLNIPIIGINTGRLGFLATIQPEDIKEAIIDIYNKKYTLSKRTLLSIETSPENNDIKDLNFALNEIAVSRKNTTSMITVETKLNGEFLTSYWSDGLIIATPTGSTGYSLSCAGPVITPDTTSFVLTPIAPHNLSARPLVIEDSFTIELKVSGREDNYLVSLDSRIATLSNDTIITIKKAPFTINMIELNSESFLATLRKKLLWGEDKRN